The Crocosphaera subtropica ATCC 51142 genome includes a window with the following:
- a CDS encoding ABC transporter ATP-binding protein translates to MSELVLDVSNLRIEFPLQGDKNKVAVDNVNFQLRRGEILGIVGESGSGKSVTSLAIMGLIQNPGKIAQESSIKYYQLPQDYIELTTLKSANWTKYRGKEIAMIFQEPMSAFNPVYTIGYQLTEAIKLHQNVTQEEANQEAIKLLKNVKVLKQTCPDKQAKAYLKRYPHELSGGQLQRVMIAMAISCQPTILIADEPTTALDVTVQKGILELLRGLCKDNNIAMIFISHDLGVINEVADNILVMRNGKVIEQGKKEQILLHPQDGYTKGLLACRPPLHIKVDKLPTVADFLEDNKDLDLSKESDLVYKIIPHDEIEARTKEAQEKKVLLSVEKLSVEFGKSAFFGLKPNKFKAVNNISFEVYAGETLGLVGESGCGKSTLARTILRLIPAANGNVSFETYEISKKSMSNKWLRNLRKNMQIVFQNPYNSLNPRLTVGQAIAEPMIIHQTQPNSQKRREIVEALLTLVGLDTDSYNRYPHEFSGGQRQRVCIARALALNPRFLICDESVSALDVSVQAQVLNLLKDLQEKLKLTCIFISHDLSVVRFMSDRIMVMNQGEIVEIGEAEHIINHPDQEYTKNLLNSIPEFPENLRWTSDKTVITDL, encoded by the coding sequence ATGAGCGAGCTTGTTCTTGATGTATCCAATCTCCGTATTGAATTCCCATTACAAGGGGACAAAAACAAAGTGGCAGTAGATAATGTTAATTTTCAACTCAGAAGAGGGGAAATTTTAGGAATTGTCGGAGAGTCAGGATCAGGAAAGTCTGTGACCTCTTTAGCCATTATGGGGTTAATTCAAAATCCTGGAAAAATTGCTCAAGAAAGTAGCATTAAATATTATCAATTGCCACAAGATTATATTGAATTAACCACCTTAAAATCCGCAAACTGGACAAAATATCGTGGTAAAGAAATTGCCATGATTTTCCAAGAACCTATGAGTGCTTTTAACCCTGTTTATACTATAGGATATCAATTAACTGAAGCCATTAAACTGCATCAAAATGTCACTCAGGAAGAAGCAAATCAAGAAGCCATTAAGTTATTGAAAAATGTCAAAGTTTTAAAGCAAACTTGTCCAGATAAACAAGCAAAAGCTTATTTAAAAAGATATCCCCATGAACTGTCTGGGGGACAATTACAACGGGTTATGATTGCGATGGCTATCTCTTGTCAGCCTACTATTTTAATTGCTGATGAACCGACAACTGCGTTAGATGTAACAGTTCAAAAAGGAATTTTAGAGTTATTAAGAGGTCTTTGTAAAGATAATAATATTGCCATGATTTTCATTTCCCATGATTTGGGAGTGATTAATGAAGTAGCCGATAACATATTAGTAATGCGGAACGGTAAAGTAATAGAACAAGGCAAAAAAGAACAGATTCTCCTCCATCCTCAAGATGGTTATACCAAAGGGTTACTCGCTTGTCGTCCTCCTCTCCATATTAAAGTAGATAAATTACCCACAGTTGCTGATTTTTTAGAAGATAATAAAGACTTAGACTTATCCAAAGAAAGTGATTTAGTTTATAAAATTATTCCTCACGATGAAATCGAAGCGAGAACCAAAGAAGCACAAGAAAAGAAAGTTTTATTATCAGTAGAAAAGTTAAGCGTTGAATTTGGAAAATCAGCATTTTTTGGACTAAAACCCAATAAATTTAAAGCAGTAAATAATATTAGTTTTGAGGTTTATGCTGGAGAAACTTTGGGATTAGTTGGAGAATCGGGTTGTGGAAAATCAACATTAGCAAGAACAATTTTGAGACTTATTCCAGCAGCCAACGGGAATGTTTCCTTTGAAACCTATGAAATTTCTAAGAAATCTATGAGCAATAAATGGTTACGGAATCTTAGAAAAAATATGCAAATTGTTTTTCAGAATCCCTATAATTCTCTCAACCCAAGATTAACCGTAGGACAAGCCATTGCCGAACCGATGATTATTCATCAAACGCAACCGAATAGCCAGAAAAGAAGAGAAATTGTAGAAGCCTTATTAACCTTAGTGGGATTAGATACCGATAGTTATAATCGTTATCCTCATGAATTTTCTGGAGGACAAAGACAACGGGTTTGTATTGCTCGCGCCTTGGCTTTAAATCCTCGTTTTTTAATCTGTGATGAGTCAGTTTCTGCTTTAGATGTATCGGTACAAGCACAAGTTTTGAACCTGTTAAAAGACTTACAAGAAAAGTTAAAATTGACCTGTATTTTTATTTCCCATGATTTAAGTGTAGTGAGATTTATGAGCGATCGCATTATGGTAATGAATCAAGGGGAAATTGTTGAAATAGGCGAAGCAGAACACATTATTAATCATCCTGACCAAGAATATACTAAAAATCTCCTCAATTCTATTCCCGAATTCCCAGAAAACCTACGATGGACATCTGACAAAACAGTTATCACTGACCTATAA
- a CDS encoding tetratricopeptide repeat protein: protein MISKLTLSLLTTFILGSSITPVIASPDTSILVSQNYSKEQLDELLRRGRDYVDKGDYQRAIATYEQAASLDKDNARIFSGIAYLHSQQGNYQAAVKYYQQALSLDSSNANFYYALGDSLANIGDNNNAASAYYYAIQLNPQFVKSYIGLGVVLLRQENYEGAAEAYKRVIALDPNNPEAFAIMGSSLLQQKQLDQALQYLGNAVERFSGDVDLRLLLATAYLQQGQLELGKEQLQRAERIDPSNTKIQLKIARIYEVQENLDEALKIYRRISYLNRKSPEAYAGVGRIQLAQKDYLGAIITYKDLIEIIPQNPEPYYYLGVAFKERQRNSEAKKALQYAKKLYQEYDNTEGIKKVDELLKQL from the coding sequence ATGATTTCTAAACTTACTCTCTCTTTACTCACAACTTTTATATTAGGTAGTAGTATCACCCCTGTTATCGCTTCTCCTGATACTTCTATTCTTGTGTCACAAAATTACAGTAAGGAACAATTAGATGAATTATTACGTCGGGGTAGAGATTATGTTGACAAAGGAGACTATCAACGGGCGATCGCTACTTACGAACAAGCAGCGAGTTTAGATAAGGATAATGCGAGAATCTTTTCAGGCATCGCCTATTTACACAGTCAACAAGGAAATTATCAAGCTGCGGTAAAATACTATCAACAGGCCCTTTCTCTTGATTCGAGTAACGCTAATTTTTATTATGCTTTAGGGGATAGTCTAGCCAATATTGGTGATAATAATAATGCAGCTTCTGCTTATTATTATGCCATTCAACTGAATCCCCAATTCGTTAAAAGTTATATTGGGTTAGGGGTTGTTTTACTGCGTCAAGAAAATTACGAAGGGGCTGCCGAAGCTTATAAACGAGTAATTGCCCTTGATCCTAATAATCCTGAAGCCTTTGCTATCATGGGGTCGTCTTTACTACAACAAAAACAATTAGATCAAGCTTTGCAATACTTAGGTAATGCAGTAGAACGCTTTTCTGGCGATGTAGATTTAAGGTTGTTATTGGCGACTGCTTATTTACAACAAGGCCAACTAGAATTAGGGAAAGAACAATTACAAAGAGCAGAAAGAATTGATCCAAGCAATACAAAAATTCAGTTAAAAATTGCCCGTATTTATGAAGTACAAGAAAATCTAGATGAGGCACTAAAAATTTATCGTCGTATCTCTTATCTTAATCGCAAATCTCCAGAAGCTTATGCAGGAGTTGGTAGAATTCAATTAGCCCAGAAAGATTATTTAGGAGCAATTATTACTTATAAAGATTTAATTGAAATTATTCCTCAAAATCCTGAACCTTATTATTATTTGGGAGTCGCTTTTAAAGAAAGACAGAGAAATAGTGAAGCAAAAAAAGCCCTACAATACGCCAAAAAACTGTATCAAGAATACGATAATACAGAAGGAATTAAGAAAGTTGATGAATTGTTAAAACAACTCTAA
- the psb27 gene encoding photosystem II protein Psb27: protein MFFKSTLSRILALVLVAVVALTGCGNSSAGLSGNYSQDTLKVIETLTTAIDLPNDADNKQQIQTLAREQINDYISRYRREDKSGGLRSFTTMQTALNALAGYYTSYGSRPIPEKLKQRLKQEFKQAEIAIKRGI from the coding sequence ATGTTTTTCAAATCTACCTTATCTCGTATTCTAGCCCTAGTTTTGGTGGCGGTTGTCGCTTTAACAGGGTGTGGTAATAGTTCTGCTGGACTTTCTGGTAATTATAGCCAAGATACTCTAAAAGTGATCGAAACCTTAACCACAGCTATTGATTTACCCAATGATGCGGACAATAAACAACAAATTCAGACTTTAGCCAGAGAACAAATCAATGATTATATTTCTCGTTATCGACGGGAAGATAAATCTGGGGGACTTCGTTCCTTTACCACCATGCAAACGGCGTTAAATGCCCTCGCTGGTTACTATACTTCTTATGGAAGTCGTCCTATCCCCGAAAAGTTGAAACAACGCTTAAAACAAGAATTCAAGCAAGCTGAAATCGCCATTAAACGAGGCATTTAA